A single window of Rubripirellula lacrimiformis DNA harbors:
- a CDS encoding sulfatase yields the protein MNDGWMRLNCLGIAAVLAVGVMCGTGTAAREPNIVLILVDDLGWSDLGCYGHPWHQTPHIDQLAGEGMQYTQAYAPAPICSASRASILTGKTTARLNFEFVTKDKPGYQVLDADTPLIAPPFTLDLPLEETTIAEQISQSGYATAFFGKWHVSRHHQRYLGWSPTHGPRQQGFEFAEEDFGAHPYSYGSGRSKRVPDAITAPGQFPSDSMVDRVCDYLSKPKSKPFFLMVSEFYVHTPVHTPCQWIVDRLQKQIPPDAVRRDERIQYGAFVQTLDHHVGRILDALQQSGASEDTLVVFMSDNGGHPEYAANGPLRGSKWNLYEGGVRVPMIARWQGRIPPRQICQTPVVGYDLMPTFVKLAGGDPVPTDGVDISPTFDGQTEIEAREIVWHFPYYHPEKGFKRAPQSIGVDDFVTSQTRPVSAIRRGDYKLLHYWEDDRCELFHLPSDLSEQRDLCQVDPQRTAAMLAQLQKQLTQMDARLPQPSSAAP from the coding sequence ATGAACGATGGTTGGATGCGGCTGAATTGTCTTGGGATCGCCGCGGTCTTGGCGGTCGGTGTGATGTGCGGGACCGGCACGGCGGCCAGAGAGCCGAATATCGTTTTGATTCTGGTCGATGATTTAGGCTGGTCGGATCTGGGATGTTACGGTCATCCGTGGCATCAAACGCCGCATATCGATCAACTTGCTGGCGAAGGGATGCAGTACACCCAAGCGTACGCACCGGCACCGATTTGTTCGGCTTCGCGAGCCAGCATTCTGACGGGAAAGACGACCGCTCGATTGAACTTCGAATTTGTTACCAAGGACAAGCCCGGCTACCAAGTCTTGGATGCCGATACCCCGCTGATCGCACCTCCATTCACGTTGGACCTGCCACTGGAAGAGACGACGATCGCCGAACAGATCAGTCAGTCGGGTTACGCGACGGCGTTCTTTGGTAAATGGCACGTCAGCAGACACCATCAACGTTATCTGGGGTGGAGCCCGACCCACGGGCCTCGTCAACAAGGATTCGAATTCGCCGAAGAAGACTTTGGGGCCCATCCGTATTCCTATGGCAGTGGACGGTCGAAACGTGTGCCCGACGCCATCACTGCACCGGGGCAGTTTCCATCGGATTCGATGGTCGATCGGGTCTGTGACTATTTGTCGAAGCCGAAATCGAAGCCATTCTTTCTGATGGTTTCCGAGTTTTACGTCCATACGCCTGTCCACACGCCATGCCAGTGGATCGTGGATCGGTTGCAGAAACAGATTCCACCGGATGCGGTGCGGCGTGATGAACGCATTCAGTACGGCGCGTTTGTGCAAACGCTGGATCATCACGTCGGGCGAATCCTAGACGCCTTGCAGCAGTCCGGTGCGTCGGAGGACACGTTGGTCGTATTCATGTCGGACAACGGTGGGCATCCCGAGTATGCCGCCAATGGCCCGCTGCGTGGATCGAAATGGAACCTTTACGAGGGCGGAGTCCGTGTGCCGATGATCGCCCGCTGGCAGGGTCGAATCCCGCCTCGGCAAATCTGCCAGACACCTGTGGTTGGATACGACCTGATGCCGACCTTTGTGAAGTTGGCAGGTGGCGACCCCGTTCCAACCGACGGTGTCGATATTTCACCCACGTTTGACGGCCAGACGGAAATCGAAGCACGTGAAATCGTGTGGCACTTCCCGTACTATCATCCGGAGAAGGGTTTTAAACGTGCGCCCCAAAGCATCGGAGTGGACGACTTTGTGACCAGTCAGACTCGGCCCGTCTCGGCAATCAGACGTGGTGACTACAAGTTGCTGCACTATTGGGAGGACGATCGATGCGAACTGTTTCATCTGCCCTCGGACCTGTCAGAACAACGTGACCTTTGCCAAGTGGATCCGCAGCGAACCGCAGCGATGCTTGCCCAGCTTCAAAAACAGCTGACCCAGATGGACGCACGACTGCCCCAGCCTTCGTCAGCGGCGCCCTGA
- a CDS encoding sulfatase-like hydrolase/transferase: MRSIFLAASGFFIATLSACVFPSPLSAAESTSQRPNILFILVDDQSPYDLKTYNPKSELQTPNLDRLAAQGMVVDSARHMGAWVGAVCTSSRHMIMSGRTLWHIPDRGGKTTNNPNAADPALVPPDLAEHTMAAVFNRAGYDTMRTCKKGNSYDAANAQFTVVKDSTKRGGTDPTGSHWHAQQVLEYLSDRDKTEDVDPFLIYFGFSHPHDTRDGKPELLQKYGAVNHTDPETLPPANDRQPKLPTGYLPAHPFHHGQPGLRDEEKVSGVWTNRDEQTIRNETGREFACSENIDVQIGRVLDKLESMGELDNTYVVYTSDHGMAIGRHGLQGKQNLYEHTWRVPMIVQGPGIAPGTRAEGNVYLLDILATLCDLAGVPAPPTNEGISFKPVLEGKSSTVRDTMYGCYCGGTKPGMRTVRKGDWKLIQYDVLDGTVREQQLFNLAQNPHEYLPQHHQDAVVALTGDRPGPDQTNLADHPDYQSQLKEMESLLLAEMRRLDDPHRLWNQPDDGLTAPASASNGRKAKGKNK; encoded by the coding sequence ATGCGCTCGATCTTTCTTGCTGCGTCCGGTTTCTTTATCGCAACCTTGTCCGCGTGTGTGTTTCCAAGCCCGTTGTCGGCGGCCGAATCAACATCGCAACGTCCCAACATTTTGTTCATCCTGGTGGATGATCAGTCCCCGTATGATTTGAAGACGTACAATCCCAAATCCGAACTTCAGACACCCAACCTGGACCGCCTAGCAGCGCAAGGGATGGTGGTCGATTCGGCGCGGCACATGGGCGCGTGGGTCGGCGCCGTCTGCACTTCGTCGCGACACATGATCATGTCGGGGCGGACCCTGTGGCATATCCCCGATCGTGGCGGAAAGACGACCAACAACCCCAATGCAGCCGACCCGGCATTGGTCCCACCCGACTTGGCTGAACACACGATGGCCGCCGTGTTCAATCGCGCCGGTTACGACACGATGCGAACCTGCAAAAAGGGCAATTCGTACGACGCCGCCAACGCTCAGTTCACGGTCGTCAAGGATTCAACCAAACGCGGCGGAACCGACCCCACCGGCAGCCACTGGCATGCCCAGCAAGTCCTGGAATACCTAAGCGACCGTGACAAGACCGAGGACGTTGATCCGTTTTTGATCTACTTTGGGTTTTCCCATCCGCACGATACTCGCGATGGTAAACCTGAACTGCTGCAAAAGTATGGCGCGGTCAATCACACTGACCCCGAAACCCTTCCACCGGCAAATGATCGCCAACCGAAATTGCCAACCGGATACCTGCCGGCGCACCCGTTCCATCACGGTCAACCAGGACTGCGAGATGAAGAAAAGGTCAGCGGCGTCTGGACCAACCGAGACGAACAAACGATTCGAAATGAAACGGGACGCGAGTTTGCGTGCAGCGAGAATATCGATGTTCAGATTGGACGCGTTCTGGACAAACTTGAATCGATGGGCGAACTGGACAACACCTACGTCGTCTACACCTCGGATCACGGGATGGCGATCGGCCGTCACGGGTTGCAAGGAAAACAGAACCTGTACGAACACACTTGGCGGGTCCCGATGATCGTCCAAGGACCGGGAATCGCGCCGGGCACACGTGCGGAGGGCAACGTCTACTTGCTGGACATCCTAGCAACGCTTTGCGATCTGGCTGGCGTGCCAGCCCCGCCGACCAACGAAGGGATCAGTTTCAAACCTGTCCTGGAAGGCAAATCGTCCACCGTCCGTGACACGATGTACGGTTGCTACTGCGGCGGCACGAAGCCGGGGATGCGAACCGTTCGTAAAGGCGACTGGAAACTGATTCAGTACGACGTGTTGGACGGCACCGTCCGGGAACAGCAACTGTTCAACCTGGCACAGAACCCGCACGAATACTTGCCCCAACATCATCAGGACGCAGTCGTAGCGCTGACCGGGGACCGTCCCGGCCCTGACCAAACGAACCTGGCCGATCACCCGGACTACCAGTCGCAACTGAAAGAAATGGAATCTCTTTTGCTGGCTGAAATGCGGCGTCTGGATGACCCACACCGGCTGTGGAATCAGCCAGATGATGGCCTAACTGCACCGGCGTCGGCTTCCAACGGACGCAAGGCGAAGGGCAAAAACAAGTAA
- a CDS encoding pyridoxamine 5'-phosphate oxidase family protein, with translation MDKNEKLIDLMSDFSTAMLVTRSSDGALDARPMAVAEVEDNGCIWFVTDRNSGKVADLMLDDEVAITMQSSTQFATVSGRAEAVDDQEKVKELWSEAWKVWFPEGKNDPSILLLKIQVERGEYWDQSGFRGVKYLLQAGKAYLQGDRPEKDESINATVNMNN, from the coding sequence ATGGACAAGAATGAAAAACTGATTGACCTGATGAGCGATTTCAGCACTGCGATGCTGGTCACGCGTAGCAGCGACGGTGCATTGGACGCACGACCGATGGCAGTCGCCGAGGTAGAGGACAATGGATGCATTTGGTTCGTCACCGATCGCAACTCGGGCAAGGTCGCCGACCTGATGTTGGACGACGAGGTCGCAATCACGATGCAATCGTCCACCCAATTTGCAACGGTCTCGGGACGTGCCGAAGCAGTCGATGACCAGGAAAAGGTCAAAGAGCTGTGGTCCGAGGCTTGGAAAGTTTGGTTTCCCGAGGGCAAGAACGATCCCTCGATCCTGCTGTTGAAGATTCAAGTCGAACGCGGTGAATACTGGGACCAATCAGGTTTCCGCGGCGTCAAGTATCTGTTGCAGGCCGGTAAGGCGTACCTGCAAGGCGATCGCCCCGAGAAGGATGAATCGATCAACGCCACCGTCAATATGAACAACTGA
- a CDS encoding adenylate/guanylate cyclase domain-containing protein, which produces MRANNVSPAQSGSSAIKRPAVRDQLGRQLAVVLSTLDQLVLRLRSGRSTADNDVLDRVVEIRSQTEAACERVRDANDGPHARQSSKQWLESLLVAPREQSCQLLEATVKSHDAAAISLHSNMCRHLETCFDIIRTDVPHESIAHVIGQRMEAFCNRDDDTKIMSVIEDLREEPIDSDCPLVLVVAADDRFRLELEKKLGRFSERIVSCSSPQTAIGLLQQQPFDVCLIDIRIEGITASDLIHQIRQSPTSGEPSVIVVAGADETNAGAECIDNGADDCIFRPVDEKLLYSRIRASLRRANSHLSQLGKYLPRDVLAEVLKDKNLLETPSPADVSVMVCDVRGFSSTSDRIGPVQTIAWIRDVMNELSGIILDHGGTIVDYVGDEIMAMWGAPIASPQHASEACYCAMSINSALKQLSARWHPRIGTDTRIGIGINSGLAVVGNTGSTHRVKYGPHGHTVNMASRVQGATKYLRSPVLIAQSTARRIDARMRGRRICSVKVHNIHDPVDLYELAVCDALPMDASSVAYEQALVAFESKDLSRAQRLLARLLLDRPDDGPAKLLLMRVIQARLGDDFDPVWTLPGK; this is translated from the coding sequence ATGCGTGCCAACAATGTAAGTCCGGCCCAATCGGGTAGTTCTGCGATCAAACGCCCGGCAGTTCGTGACCAACTTGGTCGACAACTAGCAGTCGTGTTGTCGACTCTGGACCAACTGGTTCTGCGTTTGCGATCGGGACGCAGTACTGCTGATAACGACGTGTTGGACCGGGTTGTCGAAATCCGTTCGCAGACCGAAGCGGCATGCGAACGGGTTCGAGACGCGAACGATGGTCCGCACGCACGGCAATCGTCCAAACAATGGTTGGAATCATTGCTGGTGGCGCCGCGCGAACAATCGTGCCAGTTGCTTGAAGCCACCGTCAAGTCGCACGACGCTGCTGCGATCTCGCTGCACTCGAATATGTGCCGCCATCTGGAAACCTGCTTCGACATCATTCGCACCGATGTGCCCCACGAATCGATCGCACATGTCATAGGTCAACGGATGGAAGCGTTCTGCAATCGCGATGATGACACGAAGATCATGTCCGTCATCGAAGACCTGCGTGAAGAACCGATCGATTCGGATTGCCCGCTGGTGTTGGTGGTGGCTGCCGACGATCGATTTCGATTGGAACTGGAGAAGAAGCTAGGGCGATTCAGCGAGCGTATCGTTAGCTGTTCAAGTCCCCAGACCGCGATCGGTTTGCTTCAACAACAACCGTTCGATGTCTGTCTGATCGATATCCGTATCGAAGGGATCACGGCGTCCGATCTGATTCACCAGATTCGTCAATCGCCCACCAGCGGTGAGCCGTCCGTGATCGTGGTCGCCGGGGCGGACGAGACGAACGCGGGAGCCGAATGCATCGACAACGGTGCAGACGATTGCATCTTTCGACCGGTCGATGAAAAACTATTGTATTCCAGGATCCGAGCAAGTCTGCGACGCGCTAACAGCCACCTGTCGCAGTTGGGCAAATACCTGCCGCGAGATGTCTTGGCCGAAGTCCTGAAAGATAAGAACCTGTTGGAAACACCCAGCCCCGCCGATGTGTCGGTGATGGTTTGCGATGTGCGAGGGTTCAGCAGCACCAGCGACCGGATTGGCCCGGTGCAAACCATTGCCTGGATACGCGATGTCATGAACGAGCTAAGCGGGATCATCCTGGATCACGGGGGCACGATCGTCGATTACGTGGGTGACGAAATCATGGCGATGTGGGGCGCACCGATCGCGTCGCCGCAACACGCTAGCGAAGCATGCTACTGCGCGATGTCGATCAATTCGGCTCTGAAACAATTGAGTGCCAGATGGCATCCCCGCATTGGCACCGACACGCGAATCGGTATCGGCATCAATTCGGGGCTAGCAGTCGTTGGCAATACGGGATCGACCCACCGGGTCAAGTACGGCCCCCATGGGCACACGGTCAATATGGCGAGTCGAGTCCAGGGCGCGACGAAGTACCTGCGCAGCCCCGTCCTGATTGCACAGAGCACGGCAAGACGCATCGACGCTCGGATGCGGGGACGCCGCATCTGCAGCGTGAAGGTTCACAACATTCACGACCCCGTCGACCTGTATGAACTGGCCGTCTGTGACGCGCTGCCGATGGACGCCAGCAGCGTCGCCTACGAACAAGCCCTGGTCGCATTCGAATCCAAGGATCTATCGCGAGCCCAGCGTCTATTGGCTCGCCTATTGTTGGATCGCCCCGATGACGGTCCCGCCAAATTATTGCTGATGCGGGTGATCCAGGCACGTTTGGGGGACGACTTCGATCCCGTCTGGACGTTGCCGGGAAAATAG
- a CDS encoding sulfatase — MNRVGWILTWVLVLGWSSARSEDAPRRDAGRPNVIFIIADDLNTAIGPYGDPVAKTPHLDGLAARGVTFDRAYCQQAVCNPSRSSFLTGLRPGKVGVDDLRKYFRDTAPDGDQLITLPQYFKNAGYFCQDVGKVFHNMGDTQDRRSWSTDEQLHRGTHADDTVYRSQAADLSKLAMKSPVTESLSVPDTAYRDGRIGDIAAAVISDRSIDSEPFFLAVGFWRPHLPFVAPKRYWDLYQADEIPGPDPIAAPIDAPPIALHESKELFGYGRLKHQRTLTDSDVRHLRHGYYASISFMDAQIGKVLTALHSSPHADNTIVAFVSDHGFHIGEHSLWGKTTNFELDARVPLIVSAPGLESNHGRHARGICELVDLYPTLADLAGLHAGLPSTLDGISLVPMLRDPDQSVKPFALTRHQQPFYGSPSNWKAWGFSMRTPGWRLTQWRDVDDPRKVVATELYDFRTNSQERQNVVDDPANQSVVDQLTETLEANLDMSAMTEEGTIR, encoded by the coding sequence ATGAATCGTGTTGGATGGATATTAACGTGGGTGTTGGTTCTGGGATGGTCTTCGGCGCGGTCCGAAGATGCGCCGCGTCGCGATGCTGGCCGCCCCAACGTCATCTTTATCATTGCGGATGATCTGAACACCGCGATCGGACCCTACGGGGACCCCGTCGCGAAGACGCCTCACCTGGACGGTTTGGCCGCCCGCGGCGTCACCTTTGATCGTGCCTATTGCCAACAAGCCGTGTGCAACCCATCACGTTCGTCCTTCCTGACCGGTCTGCGTCCAGGAAAAGTTGGTGTCGACGATCTGCGCAAGTATTTTCGCGACACGGCGCCCGATGGCGATCAGCTGATCACCTTGCCTCAGTACTTCAAAAATGCTGGATACTTTTGCCAAGACGTGGGGAAAGTGTTTCACAACATGGGGGACACGCAGGACCGTCGCTCATGGTCCACGGACGAACAATTGCACCGCGGAACTCATGCCGACGATACGGTCTATCGCAGTCAGGCGGCCGACCTTTCCAAGTTGGCCATGAAATCGCCCGTGACTGAATCGTTGTCGGTGCCGGACACCGCTTATCGCGACGGACGGATTGGCGACATCGCGGCCGCAGTGATCAGCGACCGATCGATTGATTCCGAGCCGTTCTTTTTGGCCGTTGGTTTTTGGCGACCGCACCTTCCCTTTGTTGCCCCCAAGCGATATTGGGACCTGTACCAGGCTGACGAAATTCCGGGGCCTGATCCGATTGCGGCGCCCATCGACGCGCCACCAATTGCTCTGCACGAATCGAAAGAACTTTTCGGATATGGGCGGTTGAAGCACCAGAGAACTTTGACCGATTCCGATGTGCGACATCTGCGCCATGGCTACTATGCATCGATCAGCTTCATGGACGCGCAGATCGGAAAGGTTCTAACGGCACTGCACAGCAGCCCGCATGCGGACAACACGATCGTGGCGTTCGTATCCGATCACGGATTCCACATCGGCGAACATTCGTTGTGGGGGAAGACGACCAATTTCGAACTGGACGCGCGCGTGCCGCTGATTGTGTCGGCGCCTGGGTTGGAATCCAATCACGGACGTCACGCTCGCGGCATTTGTGAACTGGTCGATCTGTACCCGACACTAGCGGATCTTGCCGGTTTGCACGCTGGTCTTCCATCCACGCTGGATGGCATCAGCTTGGTTCCGATGTTGCGAGACCCCGACCAATCGGTGAAACCGTTCGCGCTGACTCGGCACCAGCAGCCGTTTTATGGTTCGCCCAGCAATTGGAAAGCATGGGGGTTTTCGATGCGTACCCCGGGTTGGCGATTGACCCAGTGGCGTGATGTGGACGATCCACGCAAAGTCGTCGCAACCGAGCTGTACGATTTTCGCACGAATTCTCAGGAACGACAGAACGTGGTGGATGATCCGGCGAACCAATCCGTTGTCGATCAATTGACGGAAACCTTAGAGGCAAACTTGGACATGTCAGCGATGACAGAGGAAGGAACGATACGATGA
- a CDS encoding beta/alpha barrel domain-containing protein has translation MSESTARTIDTIPAIRPRRKISGMSAILLPLISGTEVDWDGFRDHVVRTADAGLVPAINMDTGYANLIDDAVRQQALNETQALMDGRPFVSGAFVGDTPESTFDFDKYRVALDQITSKGGTPIIFQSFGLTSQSDDDIVASYQQIGSHAGDFLGFELGTMFAPFGKIYSLDVYAGMMGIGECRGAKHSSLSRELEWQRLALRDQTRSDFMVLTGNDLAIDMVMYGSDYLLGLSTFAPEAFARRDAMWESGDAGFYELNDLLQYLGFFAFRNPVPAYKHNAAQFLKQRGWIKSSLTYPGSPERPDSDVAVLQDILARLA, from the coding sequence ATGTCAGAGTCCACCGCACGAACGATCGATACGATTCCTGCCATCCGTCCGCGACGCAAAATCAGTGGGATGTCAGCGATCTTGTTGCCGTTGATCTCTGGCACCGAAGTCGACTGGGATGGGTTCCGCGATCACGTCGTTCGGACCGCCGACGCCGGCTTGGTGCCTGCGATCAATATGGATACCGGCTATGCCAACCTGATCGACGATGCGGTCCGCCAACAAGCATTGAACGAAACACAGGCGTTGATGGATGGGCGTCCGTTCGTGTCGGGTGCCTTCGTGGGCGATACCCCGGAATCAACCTTCGATTTCGACAAGTACCGCGTCGCTTTGGACCAGATTACCTCGAAAGGCGGGACGCCGATCATCTTCCAATCCTTCGGTCTGACCAGTCAGTCGGACGATGATATCGTCGCGTCCTATCAACAGATCGGTTCCCACGCAGGTGACTTCCTGGGGTTTGAACTGGGCACGATGTTCGCCCCGTTCGGCAAGATCTATAGCCTGGATGTGTACGCCGGGATGATGGGCATCGGCGAGTGCCGTGGGGCCAAGCATTCGTCGCTGAGCCGCGAACTGGAATGGCAGCGTCTGGCGTTGCGGGATCAGACACGCAGCGATTTCATGGTGCTGACCGGCAACGATCTGGCCATCGACATGGTGATGTACGGCAGCGACTATCTGCTAGGGCTAAGCACTTTTGCGCCAGAAGCCTTCGCCCGACGCGATGCAATGTGGGAATCCGGCGACGCGGGGTTTTATGAACTGAATGATCTGCTTCAGTACTTGGGGTTCTTCGCGTTCCGAAATCCCGTGCCCGCCTACAAGCACAACGCCGCTCAGTTTCTGAAACAGCGTGGTTGGATCAAGAGTTCGTTGACGTATCCCGGCAGTCCAGAACGTCCCGATTCCGACGTCGCCGTGCTGCAGGACATCCTGGCACGACTGGCGTAA
- a CDS encoding helix-turn-helix transcriptional regulator has translation MTIIRSIRSLPGPVILPSPETKRRRAPVPESMLDSGIWVFESQHDQTFLMEPTSHAFPKLLLIREGRGDVIADWPHRTADSLHCVSGDCVLLPADLQHRIIDDPAHPISLYGLGLDPKRISSLREIEGLIHPGRIPRQRVQRLAIERRIRRLLFQVAQRDPAFRLSAVAGAIEIFAQLAMPTPAEHQRGTRIDQAIPADDALDEYLQWLASNFFESLSVDDAAKACHMSRRKFTAEFRKRTGTTWLAYINDKRVSHAVTLLQTTNSKVTSIAFQSGFEDLSTFYRSIKRVTGKRPLDFRPAAD, from the coding sequence GTGACTATCATCCGAAGCATTCGATCTCTGCCAGGACCTGTCATTTTGCCATCCCCGGAAACCAAACGTCGCCGCGCCCCGGTTCCTGAATCCATGCTGGATTCGGGGATTTGGGTATTCGAAAGCCAGCACGACCAGACGTTTTTGATGGAACCAACCAGTCACGCGTTCCCCAAACTGTTGCTGATTCGCGAGGGACGCGGGGACGTGATCGCCGATTGGCCCCATCGCACAGCCGATTCACTGCATTGCGTTTCGGGCGATTGCGTGCTGTTGCCGGCCGACCTGCAACACCGGATCATCGACGACCCCGCTCACCCGATCTCGCTGTACGGTCTGGGGCTGGATCCCAAACGGATTTCGTCGCTGCGAGAAATCGAGGGGTTGATCCATCCGGGCAGGATTCCGCGGCAACGGGTGCAGCGATTGGCGATCGAACGCCGCATCCGTCGACTGCTATTCCAAGTGGCACAGCGTGATCCGGCCTTTCGATTGTCGGCCGTCGCAGGGGCTATCGAGATCTTTGCCCAACTGGCGATGCCTACGCCCGCGGAACATCAACGGGGCACCCGAATCGATCAAGCGATTCCCGCTGACGATGCGTTGGACGAATACCTGCAGTGGTTGGCGTCGAACTTTTTCGAATCTCTTTCGGTCGATGACGCCGCCAAAGCCTGTCACATGTCACGGCGAAAGTTCACGGCCGAGTTTCGCAAGCGCACCGGCACCACTTGGCTAGCCTATATCAACGACAAACGTGTATCGCATGCTGTCACCCTGCTGCAAACGACCAACAGCAAGGTCACATCGATCGCCTTCCAGTCAGGTTTCGAGGACCTGTCGACGTTCTATCGATCCATCAAACGCGTCACCGGGAAACGCCCACTGGATTTCCGGCCAGCAGCGGACTGA
- a CDS encoding sulfatase family protein gives MRWIYAWLFLSAALPVVGQSPSDPGSSGPDQRPNILFICTDDQAPWAMGNSVADGWFDYVPAAMTPHMDRLAKEGVRFRNFFTVTPVCSPARVAMLTGHYASQFGVTDFIPSTDHKLFDPDHQVGLDPDRCTSFAEVLQDSGYHTGLVGKMHVGDWTLPGNQRFHPTQLGFDYFMGLPSGGTSPKDPVLEVDGVVSRHRGLTTDILADHAIDFIEKASGQEDPFLLCWHTRAPHGAWLPVAPEDWAPYESMDPELPDYPGLDVQRTKRRMREYLASTSGVDRNLGRILGLLDTLGIADRTVVIFTSDHGYNMGHNGIEHKGNGIWATKKRPPGPIHHGTRVISDKYRPNMYDLSLRVPAIVRWPGVVQPGTTIESTATCLDWFPTLVAMAKSPMPAGLELPGRDLTSLMTDGPPADWDNDLFAEYHMVHYAQADMVCFRTPDYKLIRDRANEGRDEFFDLRSDPDESVNLISDPRPHIQTAIAKLSTQLENRLQRLQDQTKGSNP, from the coding sequence GTGCGTTGGATATATGCTTGGCTGTTTTTATCGGCAGCGTTGCCTGTCGTAGGCCAAAGTCCGAGCGACCCGGGATCGTCCGGCCCTGACCAACGCCCGAATATTCTGTTTATATGTACCGACGATCAGGCCCCCTGGGCGATGGGGAACTCGGTCGCTGATGGGTGGTTCGACTACGTACCAGCGGCGATGACTCCGCACATGGATCGGTTGGCGAAGGAAGGAGTCCGATTTCGGAACTTCTTTACCGTGACCCCCGTCTGCAGCCCTGCGCGGGTCGCGATGTTGACCGGTCACTACGCCAGCCAGTTCGGCGTCACCGACTTCATTCCCTCGACGGATCACAAACTGTTTGACCCCGATCACCAAGTTGGATTGGATCCCGATCGATGCACGTCGTTTGCAGAAGTGTTGCAGGACAGCGGCTATCACACGGGTCTGGTTGGGAAGATGCATGTCGGGGATTGGACGTTGCCTGGTAACCAGCGATTCCACCCCACTCAGCTTGGTTTCGATTACTTCATGGGGCTACCATCGGGCGGCACGTCGCCCAAGGATCCGGTGCTAGAGGTCGACGGGGTTGTTTCCCGACACCGTGGACTGACGACCGATATCTTGGCCGATCATGCGATTGACTTTATCGAAAAGGCCAGCGGACAAGAGGACCCGTTCCTGTTGTGCTGGCACACGCGAGCGCCGCACGGGGCGTGGCTTCCCGTTGCACCGGAGGACTGGGCGCCGTACGAGTCGATGGACCCGGAACTGCCCGACTACCCCGGACTGGATGTCCAAAGAACGAAAAGACGGATGCGTGAATATCTGGCCAGCACTAGCGGCGTTGACCGTAATCTAGGCCGCATCCTAGGACTGCTGGACACGTTAGGGATCGCCGATCGCACCGTCGTGATCTTTACGTCGGACCATGGATACAACATGGGACACAACGGCATCGAACACAAAGGCAACGGCATTTGGGCAACCAAGAAACGTCCGCCGGGACCGATTCATCATGGGACCCGTGTGATTTCCGACAAGTATCGACCGAATATGTACGACCTATCGCTGCGCGTGCCGGCCATCGTCCGTTGGCCGGGCGTGGTCCAGCCTGGCACGACGATCGAATCCACAGCGACCTGTCTGGATTGGTTTCCGACTCTGGTGGCGATGGCAAAATCGCCGATGCCCGCTGGGTTGGAATTGCCGGGCCGCGATTTGACTTCGCTGATGACCGACGGACCGCCGGCGGATTGGGACAATGACCTGTTTGCCGAGTACCACATGGTCCACTATGCCCAGGCGGATATGGTTTGCTTTCGGACGCCGGACTACAAATTGATTCGCGATCGGGCGAACGAAGGACGTGATGAATTTTTTGATCTGCGATCCGACCCCGATGAATCCGTCAACTTGATCTCCGATCCTAGACCGCACATTCAAACTGCCATCGCGAAGCTAAGCACACAGCTAGAAAATCGTTTGCAGCGACTGCAGGACCAAACGAAAGGATCGAATCCATGA